The nucleotide window tcctgcaaaaaaataatccttcacacaccactcctttgacgtaaaaataaaaaagttataaagctcatgaccacttcagtgtctcaaagtattctgctttctttcttctatatggctcatcccgcttttacagctaaattaaaaccgtgccaggtctgtggccgcctaaacagaaatctgcaaatacatACAGTACAGCGTCCtcggagttggggggggggggggccccagaccTGAAaatgtgcccggggcccatggtacccttaatccgcccctgtatatataggACAGGAgatcaggattctcctcttctctgtgtactgtgtatggcagacatgatagcagttagactccacccactagctcaaagCTCACAGTAAAGAATTAGAGGCGAGGTCTACATAGcgcaaaactgctaaaaatgccaTATGCAAGTCAAATAATGGTCAGGtattgtgttattcctcatgtacagatatatgacagcttattctgaaaagtcaccaaaaaagttaggtacgctttagcaTTTTGAATATACTTCCCAGAAATATCAGTAAAGAAAACATCTTTCTTCCATTTGTTTATTTGCAAAATTGATTTGGAACTCAAATATACAAATTATTTCCAGAGTGCATAGTTAAAATGTACATGGGCAAGTTTTGTGTAACATAGTATTGCTGTTTGATTATAGACagtaaaacattttatatatcGTGATTGTTTTGCTGACAAATATATTGTCAGAAATAGATAAAAAGCAGGACACTTGAACTACTGACATTATTTAGTAATACATGTATTCTCCATGCATCCTCTGTTTTATAGAATCTGTTTGCTCAGAGTATCGTGAATAGAGTTTGTAACCCCCCAAGTAATGCAAGATCGTAGGATAATGAGAGATGCTCCACGGTACAGCAGTGAGACTTTCCCTCCACATTTCTCCCAAACTCTCAATGCTACTCTACTGACACGAGGTAAGTTGTTACCCACTTCTGCTTGCATATTAGCTATTATAACACTCAATGGATAAAGAGCCAGTGAGGTAAAGGCACCGTTGAGGGCTCCAGAGCCAAGAGATGGTGCCCAGACAGGCAGAACAGAATAAGTCAATAAGTCTCTCAATGGCTCTTTGCAGGAAAGAAAGATGGCACTTCCTACTGTGTTCCTGACAAGTATTATTGTGAATCCTCTGTACATTCCACATGttagccattgttttttattgtaggtCTTGAACTTTTGCAAGATTGAACGTGTGTTAGGCAAATTTACATTATTACGACCATCCTGCAAAATGTTCTGAATTCTTTCAAACGGTACTAATAGAACGGCTTCTATTGCCCCAGATAAACATCCAGAAAAGGCACGAGATGTTGCTCCTGGCGTTCCTCCCTTAGAGAAAAAATGTTGGAGGCTTCCTTGGGTTCCAAAAAGCAAAGTGCCTTGAACTGTCTTTGCCATGAGAGGTGGCGCCAGGCCACGATATAGATGTTTAATACCTTCTTTGCGCAACTGAAGTGTGGCGGCTTGGATGGTCAACGTGTGAAGCTGCTGTCGAAAAATCGTCTTGTAGATGGGAAAGGTGAGAACAGTTGACAGAAAGCTTGCGGCTGCTCCCACAAAGTAACCACTGCTCCAACGGTCCCATCTTGGAGCATTTTTTCTTTCCATGTTGTTGCCTTTTAGAAAGTTTCAATATTTCCCCATGAGAACTCCGGATTTATAAATGAACGTTGTCcatcctctatatataataaattaGTATTTAGTAGTTAGTTTGTGTCCTATAGAACACTGCAAAAAGCACAGTTAAAAACCATTAAAACTTGAACAGAGGTAAACACTAAAACAATATAACAAAACAacacaataaatatataaaataaatataagaaaTGCTTGCTATGAATCTATTTAGCAATGCAAAGATACCTTACAGAAGAACCCCAAAATGTTCTTCAGTTATATACATTTGGTCAATGGAAAGAAAACAGAGTTGCTACAGAtggtacttactcaaaatgggctaaAATTAGCAATGaagtaccacaaggatcggtgttaggcccaattcttcttaatctctttattaaccccttcccgctcctggacgtactattatgtcatggtaaccatagcgttcgcgctccatgacctaatagtacgtttcGGGAGTAATGgcgatttcggccgtcctcccgacacatacaggagctgtgacagctgctgtctcgtacagcagctgtcacagctcctacagcggggaccgatcgctgtgtccccgatgattaaccccttaaaagccgcgttcaatagagagcgtggctttttaggggttaagctaccatcgccggcctgctacacgatagcggccggcgatggtgactatggcaaccggacaccaaacaatggcgtccagctatgccatagacggaagccgagtgggtcctgacaaagtcaggacccactatgcttgctgtcagtgagtagctgacagttctaatacactgcactacgcatgtagtgcagtgtattagaatagcgatcagggcctcctgccctcaagtcccctagtgggacaaaataataaagttaaaaaaaagttaaaaaaagatgtgtaaaaataagaaaataaaa belongs to Rhinoderma darwinii isolate aRhiDar2 chromosome 8, aRhiDar2.hap1, whole genome shotgun sequence and includes:
- the SLC25A53 gene encoding solute carrier family 25 member 53 translates to MERKNAPRWDRWSSGYFVGAAASFLSTVLTFPIYKTIFRQQLHTLTIQAATLQLRKEGIKHLYRGLAPPLMAKTVQGTLLFGTQGSLQHFFSKGGTPGATSRAFSGCLSGAIEAVLLVPFERIQNILQDGRNNVNLPNTRSILQKFKTYNKKQWLTCGMYRGFTIILVRNTVGSAIFLSCKEPLRDLLTYSVLPVWAPSLGSGALNGAFTSLALYPLSVIIANMQAEVGNNLPRVSRVALRVWEKCGGKVSLLYRGASLIILRSCITWGVTNSIHDTLSKQIL